In Ptychodera flava strain L36383 chromosome 6, AS_Pfla_20210202, whole genome shotgun sequence, the sequence AGCATGTAAAATCTTACAAATACACTTTCAAGAGAGTGGAAAAACAGTATTAGTACGTTGATCTTTCTGCTAAATCAATACACTAACTCATAGTAGTGTTAACAAACAGGTCTGCTCTATCAAAGTATTGCTCACAACTTCAGTAGTCTTTGTCAGATTGGGTGACAATCTTGGATGGAGTGGAAAGGCATAAAGAACACACCAAAAACTTACAATGTTTCTACATAGGCCATTTCATCCAAGTTCCATATTTTGACAGATCTGTCATGTGATGCACTGAATAGCTGGTGTGTGTTTCTTCTGAATGCAAGACCCTGACAATAGATATAGAATAATTatcatttcactgaaatgtctgATGTCACAAAACACTGGAATGTGCTCCTTGCATCCCAAGAGAATGGTGCAGCCCTATTGTTTCATATGGCAATCTCAGACCTCTGTAAGGCAACTTTGTGGTACAAAACTGAGGGTTTTTTTTCAGTGAGAAGGACAATTTCGCTGTACACTGCTTTGAATACCTGGGCTTGAGTTTAGTTTCCGTTTTTCACAGGCTGGGTGAAAGCATTGTTGTAAATTCCACTGgataagaaaaaaatgtttgaattttgcaGACCTTGTCTTCATCCACAGAAATAGTGGTATAAGCTACGCTAGTGCACAAAATAGCAATATATCAAATGCGAGCAGACGGATGTCAACTGAACTCACCGATATTGCATCTCTGTGTCCTTTGAAAGTGTGCAACAAGTCACAGGTAACTGGATCCCACACATGGATTAATTTATTCCTGCACCCTGACACCTGGAGTACATGGAAAACAATTaagatacatgtagatatgAAGTGCatgaaactcaaaaaaattacGTTTTCATTCCTGACAAACCCATTTATAAAGGTGCACATCACagagaatatttgcaaaaatatcgTATGTCATTTACATCCTATTAACAAGGGTAAAATTTGGATGAGGTGTTTTTCATTTACCTGTAGATTTAAACAAAATACTAATTTTCACCAGATGATTACCGTTATTACTTACCAGAAATTTTCCGTCTGATGAAATTGCTAAACATAAAATATGTGCCGTATGGCCTTTATGTTTGCCTTCAGTTCCTTTCCTTCCACCGGGAATCACATGTTCCTTCTTTCCTGTTTCTATATTCCCTGTCAAAATAAGTTCAGACAAAGTCAGTGACTATCAGCGACAGCTAGAAATAGATGTGATATAAATAATACATAAAAAGATTACTGTTAGTGCTAGCATTTCCCAATTATCTGAGAATATACCTGACCTGTGTACAATAGGTCAATACAGTACAAGTCATTCTCATATGCTGAATATCAAACACAGGCAGGTTATTCTCTTTTCTGTGCATGTCAAAACTTGCAGTGACATTTTTGAAGCGTTTTTTTCACTATAAGACAGTTCCTCTTCATAATATATTATAACACTGTTTTCCACTTGGGTATGCAATACTGCATTACATTTGATAATAATGACATGACACCTTACTTTGAACAGACTAGTTGACGGTAGCACAGCATTCAGGATAACCAATTTATTTACACTCACATTTTATTATTGAACAATCTTTTGCAGCAGAAAATATGTACTTGTCATCAGGTGATATGACTAAGCAAGTAATTGATAACTGATGGCCACGGAGAACCCTCATGTCATCCTCTGTAGGCTCCTCATAGTCTTTGGCAACTTTCTTCTGGAGTCGACCAGCCTGTTCTAACTGAGGTACAAAAGAGATGTTGGCATTAAAAGCCCAAGTGCATCATGACATCACAAACAcatctacaaatttaaatgaaGAGTGGCTGCTAAACTTTATGTCAATACTTGAAGATTGTTATGATATTGAACGACACTAGTGGATGGTGATTATATAGATATCACTGGGTTTTGACTCGAAACCTGAATACAACACAaacaaaccaaatttgaaacTTGTTTTCGTCTAAATATTGTTGCTGGAGATGACTTTGACTTCAAGGTAATGTGCCAGTTCACAAAAGCAAACCATATGCATGTTTAGAAATTTTCCCACGAAAACAAagtaattgattaaaataacATTGAGGGCGCACTGAAAAATTGTATGGAACTAAACAGTCTACATGGTACAAGGTTTGGGAACTCTGATAACAATTCTACTGTTACTAATACAATTGCATTGATTTACCGTGGGGAACACAGGGTTAAATTTCCCTGGTTAACAAAACACTGaataaattgatttgaaaatcaGATTTCAGAAGTACCAAACAACTTCACAAGATTAACAGACagcaaaaatgaagaaaacaattgtaatattgtacgaaaaaaaattttgacttctgaaaaaaagggaaaagcTGAATGTCCGGCCAAATTTTTGTAAGTACAGATTATCAACATACGAAAGATAAACTTACAACTTCCTCTTGTAATCTGTGAGAAATTGCATCtttaagtaaatcttcagattcttgtttttctttctctggaACATGAACATCACACAGAAACATCAACAATTTTGTACATCATCGTGGTATCATTTGAAGACTGTAGCATTTTAActgatcaaaatgttgggaaataTTGCAATTGCTTGACTTCATACTGTGATGCTTTTAGAGAGCTGAATAGAATACTAATGAATCATACGAATGAATTGTTATTTTTAAGTAAGAACAACTTATTCTGGGTCTGGGTCCAAGAAGAGAACTCCTTAttataaattagaatgattCCAGTTTAAACTTTTGGCAGTTCATGATTAGGTGATAGAAGGAATTTAAATTCATAGAATACTAGAAGTtggaaatgtatttttttatattttcagttcatatgcACATGTACAGCATTCTTAATATTGTGACAAATAAATTAGATTACTTATTTTAAAACAGAGCAAGCTGAAATTACTTTAATGAAACCATCTTTCTTCATTATTTTTCCATCTTACCTTGGGATTCCAATTCTGCAAGATATTGCTTGGTAAGTCTCAATCTCTTCTCCTGGGCAGTCTCATCGTTATCTGATTCAGATTCAATAGCTGATGCCTCGTCACTGCAATACCAATGATAAAGGCAGTTGTCGTTGATGTGATTATAGTCATGAAAACTATTGTTTAACTCAAAATATGCTATAAAACATTTAATCTGTCAGATATTCACAAGCTGTCCAAATTGATGTACGGTGATAACTGATCCTTTGtagaatagaaaaaaaaaccattgcCCAGCTAGGTCCAGGAAAACATGATATGCTGGCAAATTCAGTTAAATTTAGGACTCCTGAGGGCAAACTCATGTGTTTTGGCTGTCAGTGAGTAGGTCTATAAAGCTGCATTCATTGAGGGGAGTGTATGTGTCCAAAAACTTAGAAGAAGAATGTTGCTAAGAAGTGTGTGAAAAATTTTGTATATACAATAAAACCTTTAGTATTCCACAAACATGCAGTGGTGTTCAGTTTAAGTACTTAATCAAGCATACAGTAATTTCAGCAGGCTGGGCACTACCTCATTTTCTGCCCAtcaactccccccccccctccaataAACAAACCCACAAAGCCTTCATGTCTTGCAAAGGTTCAGATTTCCTAATCCTTCTCCACGGATGATATCCATGTAAACCTCTTTCTCCTGAGTGGTACCACTAATAACTGCCTGATTTTAACCTGTTGTCACCTTTAcagaatatacctcagtcaaatttttttcagatttttgccaaaattttgataaagaactgtagCCAAGGAAGTATGATTTCAATTTGGTCCAAAgttatcaaaaacattacagaaaaattcataaaatttggtaaaatgttgctctaaaattttggtgggagaaatgACAGCGCTCAAAGAGTAAACTTTCTTACGACTGAGATGAATATTTGATGGTTGAAACCATCTAAAACAAGTGCAGTTTGATTCTATGGATACATCATCCTTTCACTGCTAATCAAAAGGCTTCATACTGATTGGGGATTAACCAGTACATCCCACTTCTTTGTAAAACAGACCAACAACCAAATATGGTCTCGGGCCACACCATTGGTCTTGTATTACATGTATCACGAAAGTTTCTACCCTGGCATGAGTCAAAGTTTCTATAGACTAACTTACCTATCAATTTCTGATTCACTTTCAATTTCCTCATTCTTTATTCCAGGCCTTCCCTTGGTCTtgaatttctgtctgtctccACCTGCTTCTTTGGCAGCTTTCTTTATGATTGAAGTATAAAGACATCATTAGTGATGCAAAGTCACTAACAGGATTATCAATGCATGTCTACTGTTAGTACTTTACCATGGCACTAATACTGTGTTCCCACTAGCCAAACCAACGCCGCCGGTAACTAACGGTTTTGATTGGTAAACACCTGTGGATTAACCCTTAATCTCTACTTATGTCCATACACGGAATTTCCTCCGGTGTTTTGAGGAAAACACCGGTTGTTTGCGCCCTCTACGTTCAATATATGTCTATAGTAgaaaccgagtctaacttcagcatcgtcaggttggatataaacaacaatggcGGATGTCCAGGACGCAACTGTAGCGGCGTGTCTCCTGTATTTTCACCTTCATATGCGATCCAGACGGATTCAACAGTTCAATCGTCGCCTCAGGAATGCCCAGCAACATGGACACAACGTACTTCAGTTTGACCATGACGAGTACGCAAGAAATTTTCAAGAACGCCGTAGGCGATCGACCATGCGTTTCATGTACATGCTGCTTCAGCATTTAAACAATGCATTGACGCCAGTGGCCCGAGTCTGTCACTTCTTTAAACTTTGCTTTAAGGGCCTTCACTTTTCTGTGAATCTGATCGGCACTTCTGTTCAGTCCCTTTGCCATGGCTTTCTCTGCTAATGTACGATACACTAAGCTGTCCCTtgacgtgccgtccatcatCTGTTGAATCCCAGAATCTTTCCAGATGGAAATCAGGAGGGCTACTTCATCTTCCGACCAGTTATTTCCCCTGAAAGCTGGAGGGCATTGAACGGGAGCGAGAGATCTGTTGTCTTCCATGGTTCGTGTCGAGTCCAGCTATGCGTACTGTGCACTCGAGCTGATAGGTCAGAGGTAATGTTTTGGACAAAAGTCGTCGCGAGAGGGCGTTTACACCGTCGTTAACCGTTCTGACACACAATTTGCGTCGGCGCGCCGTTGCAGGTCTGACGAAATTCGACGCCGTAGATCGACGCCGTCGCAGCACCGTCGTTAACTGTTCTCACACGTGGTTTTCGTCGTTGTTTACCATAACAACGGCGTTCACAACGTTGTTAAATGCTGTGTCAGAACGGCACTTTTGTCTACCCACTACACTCAGTGTAGTGGGGAGTAtggtattttgttcaaaacataggTCTTTTGGCCCGACCTAAGTAAATGCATCGCGAAGTCCAGGTGGACTAAATTCATGGCTCTGTTAACTTGAAATCAATATAAGCTGATAGTTACTTGTAATATGTGCAGTGCAGGGGGTGGCGTGTTCTTCTTTCCCCCGAAATGTAATGCACAGTATAGAAACCATGGTTTTTCTCGGCGATCTATGtagaaaccatggaggtaccagaAGAGTACCTCCATAGTAGAAAGGATTACAGTTAACTTGCACCTTTTCCAACCTGCCCAGAACCGACTCGCCCGATACAAACTTGCCCGATTCCAACTCACCTGAAACCAACTCACCCGATTCCAACTCACTcgaaaccaactcgcccgatacaaAATCTCCCATTGCTTTAGATGTTACATGTAGTAATAATATATCTTGTGTTATAGATTCCACATACTTTGTGTTGCATTGTAAAGTTTTGCAGAGtggacaggcgcctgtcaaaaATTGGTTACAGACACGTAGGACATTTATTGCCAAACTTGACACCACATTTGAACGAAATTATCTGCTCTTCTTtcacttaaagccccagtaatgctaacttttgatgattttttggaCATAATATTCTCCcatgtaaaaattacaaaataagttcaaacaaGTTTTATACGTAGTAGCGAAAGCAGTCATTCGCGGTATCGTATCACCCGAGCAATACCATTGTATTAGTCATGTCTCGTACATTTCTTGTACGTGTACTGTATTTTGGCCGATGGTGTTGTCGatttaaaagtatcttgtgtCGTGACTATCGCGTCTCACCATGGTGGAACTAGGAGACACACAACACATGCACATGGAGGCTGTGTTCGGAGTCGCTGATTTGTCAGGGCGAGCTGGtcataaaaatcacaaattgaTTTCGGGCAAGTTTGTATCAGGCGAGTTGGTTTCAGGCGAGTTGGAAAAGGTACGAGTTAACTGTTAGTGATACACATGTACCCTGGTAGAAACACGTGTTGTAGTGGCCACCGAGGAGCCCCAAGCTAGTGCTGCGGTTGTAGCAAG encodes:
- the LOC139135654 gene encoding U3 small nucleolar RNA-interacting protein 2-like isoform X1, with protein sequence MRRPTEQLRKPEMSGFFIRGDRASAKKSLSKTGVKRKKAAKEAGGDRQKFKTKGRPGIKNEEIESESEIDSDEASAIESESDNDETAQEKRLRLTKQYLAELESQEKEKQESEDLLKDAISHRLQEEVLEQAGRLQKKVAKDYEEPTEDDMRVLRGHQLSITCLVISPDDKYIFSAAKDCSIIKWNIETGKKEHVIPGGRKGTEGKHKGHTAHILCLAISSDGKFLVSGCRNKLIHVWDPVTCDLLHTFKGHRDAISGLAFRRNTHQLFSASHDRSVKIWNLDEMAYVETLFGHQSDITGIDSLSRERAITSGGRDGTIRIWKVIEESQLVFHGHQGCIDCIQLINEGHFLSGADDGSLALWSVMKKKPTVVIQNAHSNTDNGKLPDENWISAVAALKSTDMVASAGSRDSSIRVWQCGEHFKSLQPLFQIPVVGFVNALQFSSDGSFLVAGVGQEHRLGRWWRLKEAKNSIVVIKLRKKDSS
- the LOC139135654 gene encoding U3 small nucleolar RNA-interacting protein 2-like isoform X2, with product MRRPTEQLRKPEMSGFFIRGDRASAKKSLSKTGVKRKKAAKEAGGDRQKFKTKGRPGIKNEEIESESEIDSDEASAIESESDNDETAQEKRLRLTKQYLAELESQEKEKQESEDLLKDAISHRLQEEVLEQAGRLQKKVAKDYEEPTEDDMRVLRGHQLSITCLVISPDDKYIFSAAKDCSIIKWNIETGKKEHVIPGGRKGTEGKHKGHTAHILCLAISSDGKFLVSGCRNKLIHVWDPVTCDLLHTFKGHRDAISGLAFRRNTHQLFSASHDRSVKIWNLDEMAYVETLFGHQSDITGIDSLSRERAITSGGRDGTIRIWKVIEESQLVFHGHQGCIDCIQLINEGHFLSGADDGSLALWSVMKKKPTVVIQNAHSNTDNGKLPDENWISAVAALKSTDMVASGSRDSSIRVWQCGEHFKSLQPLFQIPVVGFVNALQFSSDGSFLVAGVGQEHRLGRWWRLKEAKNSIVVIKLRKKDSS